From Nitratidesulfovibrio vulgaris str. Hildenborough, a single genomic window includes:
- the glpA gene encoding anaerobic glycerol-3-phosphate dehydrogenase subunit GlpA — protein sequence MQTQVLIIGAGATGTGVARDLALRGVDCILIDQRDVNAGASGGNHGLLHSGGRYVFTDPHAAAECKAEGDILKRIAPQCIEETGGYFVAVEGDDPAYASDFPGYCAKAGVPCREVDAHEARRNEPAIAESTFAVYEVEDASVDPFKLSLENVADAGRHGGRYLRYTRVLGFDMERGRIVAARVEDMRSGREYRIVADEYVVAAGAWSGGITAMAGCHVDIVYAKGTLLVTQTRMAHRVINRLRTPGDGDILVPGGTVSVLGTTSLRVESPDDVRPTVAEVDVNINEGMGMVPSLADARFIRAYAGVRPLVRSGKPSGSDRAASRGFVLLDHEEDGVHNLVTIAGGKLTTYRLMAERAADLVCERLGVSAPCLTAVRPISPSDEAEWAEPGVLQKQNWWRNHDRDDYLLCECEIVPKSGVDSIIATFKDEAEPPRLLAIGLRSRVGKGSCQGAFCGARITAHMHDRRIIEGREGLDGLREFLGARWKGQRPILWGAQFNQAELKEALYFGLVGMELE from the coding sequence TTGCAGACTCAGGTTCTCATCATCGGCGCCGGGGCCACGGGCACGGGCGTGGCGCGCGACCTCGCCCTGCGCGGGGTCGATTGCATCCTCATCGACCAGCGTGACGTGAACGCAGGAGCCTCCGGGGGCAACCACGGGCTTCTGCACAGCGGTGGTCGCTACGTCTTCACCGACCCGCACGCCGCTGCGGAGTGCAAGGCCGAGGGCGACATCCTCAAGCGCATAGCCCCGCAGTGCATCGAGGAGACCGGCGGCTACTTCGTGGCAGTGGAAGGCGACGACCCTGCCTACGCGTCCGATTTCCCCGGTTACTGCGCCAAGGCAGGCGTACCGTGCCGCGAGGTCGACGCCCATGAGGCCCGCCGCAACGAACCGGCAATCGCCGAGAGCACCTTCGCGGTCTATGAGGTCGAAGACGCCTCCGTCGACCCGTTCAAGCTGTCTCTGGAGAACGTGGCCGACGCCGGACGCCACGGCGGACGTTACCTGCGCTACACCCGTGTGCTCGGTTTCGACATGGAACGCGGTCGTATCGTCGCGGCGCGCGTGGAGGACATGCGTTCCGGCCGTGAATACCGCATCGTGGCCGATGAATATGTGGTCGCCGCCGGGGCGTGGTCGGGCGGCATCACCGCCATGGCCGGATGCCACGTGGATATCGTCTACGCCAAGGGTACGCTTCTGGTGACGCAGACGCGCATGGCCCACCGGGTCATCAACCGGTTGCGCACACCGGGTGACGGCGACATTCTCGTTCCCGGCGGTACGGTGTCGGTGCTCGGCACCACGTCCTTGCGCGTCGAAAGCCCCGACGACGTACGGCCCACGGTGGCTGAAGTCGATGTGAACATCAACGAGGGCATGGGTATGGTGCCCTCCCTCGCCGATGCCCGTTTCATCCGTGCCTACGCCGGGGTGCGCCCTCTGGTGCGTTCCGGCAAGCCTTCGGGCAGCGACCGCGCCGCAAGCCGCGGCTTCGTGCTGCTCGACCACGAGGAGGACGGCGTACACAACCTCGTGACCATCGCGGGCGGCAAGCTCACGACCTACCGTCTCATGGCCGAGCGCGCCGCAGACCTCGTCTGCGAACGTCTGGGCGTTTCGGCCCCGTGCCTCACCGCCGTACGCCCCATCTCTCCTTCCGACGAAGCGGAGTGGGCGGAACCAGGTGTGCTGCAGAAGCAGAACTGGTGGCGGAACCATGATCGTGACGACTATCTGCTGTGCGAATGCGAGATCGTACCGAAGTCGGGCGTGGACAGCATCATCGCCACGTTCAAGGATGAGGCCGAACCTCCCCGGCTGCTCGCCATCGGGTTGCGTAGTCGCGTGGGCAAGGGGTCGTGTCAGGGAGCATTCTGCGGGGCGCGCATCACGGCGCACATGCATGACAGGCGCATCATCGAAGGGCGCGAGGGGCTGGATGGCCTGCGCGAATTCCTCGGTGCCCGCTGGAAGGGGCAGCGGCCCATCCTGTGGGGGGCACAGTTCAATCAGGCCGAGCTCAAGGAAGCCCTGTATTTCGGGCTTGTGGGTATGGAACTGGAGTAG
- a CDS encoding sigma-54-dependent Fis family transcriptional regulator, whose amino-acid sequence MTQSIQTDDRRLQPYLGTLQKIVSEMGPQRPFQSTLKSLLHTLAENHDFKRPHIVIFDPETRTLKLSLTDTPAKAQNAEYEPGVGVTGQVFASGQPVVVPCMKEHPAFLNKMFGRSEEELATLAFICVPVLGPSDEPREGREVIGTLSVDTPNTSHAQLEAHCRFLEVVAGMIANHAAYMQEEMARQKHLMTQGLIVGDTGEGTFNPANIVVASKTMRLVLNQAAQVGPSRATALLRGESGTGKELLAEAIHQASPRRDMPLIKLNCAALPSELVESELFGYQKGAFTGAIQTKKGLFELAHKGTLFLDEVGELSPSAQAKVLRAIQEQEIQRLGSEQTILVDVRLICATHQPLEELVEKGLFREDLYYRINVFPIFIPPLRERREDILPIAEHFLRMYAEEYSKSIKRISTPAIDLLTQYHWPGNIRELKNCIERAVLVCDEQVIRTYHMPPSLQTAESTATDTNLSFCEAVAKFEQELLVDALKKARGNMLQAARDLRVSYRIVNYKVKKYGLDAKKFAVAKARGMK is encoded by the coding sequence ATGACCCAATCGATTCAGACCGACGACAGGCGTCTGCAACCCTATCTGGGAACGCTTCAGAAGATCGTATCGGAGATGGGCCCGCAACGGCCCTTCCAGTCGACCCTGAAGTCGTTGCTGCACACCCTTGCCGAGAACCACGATTTCAAGCGTCCGCACATCGTCATCTTCGACCCTGAGACGCGGACGCTGAAGTTGAGCCTCACCGATACCCCTGCCAAGGCACAGAATGCCGAGTATGAGCCCGGTGTCGGTGTCACGGGGCAGGTGTTCGCCTCGGGCCAGCCTGTCGTCGTGCCCTGCATGAAGGAGCATCCGGCGTTCCTGAACAAGATGTTCGGCCGTTCCGAAGAGGAGCTGGCGACGTTGGCGTTCATCTGCGTTCCCGTGCTCGGCCCCAGCGACGAACCTCGCGAAGGGCGCGAAGTCATCGGCACACTGAGTGTGGATACGCCCAACACGTCGCACGCGCAGCTTGAGGCGCATTGCCGTTTCCTTGAAGTGGTGGCGGGTATGATCGCCAACCATGCCGCCTACATGCAAGAGGAAATGGCGCGCCAGAAGCACCTCATGACGCAGGGGCTCATCGTCGGGGATACGGGCGAGGGTACGTTCAACCCCGCCAATATCGTCGTGGCGTCCAAGACCATGCGGCTGGTGCTCAATCAGGCTGCGCAGGTCGGGCCCAGCAGGGCCACCGCGCTTCTGCGCGGTGAGTCGGGCACAGGCAAGGAGCTTCTGGCCGAGGCCATTCATCAGGCCAGCCCCCGTCGTGATATGCCGCTCATCAAGCTCAATTGCGCGGCCCTTCCTTCGGAACTGGTCGAGAGTGAGCTCTTCGGCTACCAGAAGGGGGCGTTCACCGGGGCGATACAGACCAAGAAGGGCCTGTTCGAACTGGCGCACAAGGGTACGCTCTTCCTTGATGAGGTTGGCGAACTCAGTCCCTCGGCGCAGGCGAAGGTGTTGCGTGCCATTCAGGAGCAGGAGATTCAGCGTCTCGGCAGCGAGCAGACCATCCTTGTCGACGTGCGCCTCATCTGCGCCACGCACCAGCCTCTGGAAGAACTGGTGGAGAAGGGGCTGTTCCGCGAAGACCTCTACTATCGCATCAACGTCTTCCCCATCTTCATACCGCCCCTGCGTGAGCGGCGTGAAGACATCCTGCCCATCGCCGAGCACTTCTTGCGCATGTACGCGGAAGAGTACTCGAAGAGCATCAAGCGCATCTCGACGCCTGCCATCGACCTGCTGACGCAGTACCACTGGCCCGGCAACATCCGGGAACTCAAGAACTGCATCGAACGGGCGGTGCTGGTGTGCGACGAACAGGTCATCCGCACCTATCATATGCCACCTTCGTTGCAGACAGCCGAAAGCACGGCCACAGACACCAATCTCTCATTCTGCGAGGCTGTGGCCAAGTTCGAGCAAGAGCTTCTGGTGGATGCGCTCAAGAAGGCCCGCGGCAACATGTTGCAGGCGGCACGCGACTTGCGCGTCAGCTACCGTATCGTGAACTACAAGGTGAAGAAGTACGGTCTCGATGCCAAGAAGTTCGCCGTGGCGAAGGCGCGCGGCATGAAATAG
- a CDS encoding 2-oxoacid:ferredoxin oxidoreductase subunit beta: MSDVTQLIHEYLRHNKKFPHVFCAGCGHGIVLGSLIRSVHALGLPKDDVVVVAGIGCSGRLAVYVDFNTVHTTHGRALTFATGIKMANPRLKVICVMGDGDAMSIGGNHLIHAARRNIGVTALVLNNHIYGMTGGQCSSATPQGDISMTTPYGALEDSFDFVEMAKAAGANYVARGTSFHALMLDKLITSAIMHPGFSMVEVFSPCPTQYGRKNKFRSAVDMYKWLKKNTVKIETLKEGEKPEDGRIPIGVFRDRQTPGLEERYADMQRKLMGTGR, encoded by the coding sequence ATGTCGGACGTAACACAACTCATCCACGAGTATCTGCGCCACAACAAGAAGTTCCCCCATGTCTTCTGCGCCGGGTGCGGGCATGGCATCGTTCTCGGTTCACTCATCCGTAGCGTGCATGCCCTCGGCCTGCCCAAGGACGACGTGGTCGTCGTGGCGGGCATCGGCTGTTCCGGCAGACTTGCCGTCTACGTCGACTTCAACACCGTGCACACCACGCACGGCAGGGCACTGACCTTCGCCACCGGCATCAAGATGGCCAATCCGCGCCTCAAGGTCATCTGCGTCATGGGCGACGGCGATGCGATGTCCATCGGCGGCAACCATCTCATCCATGCCGCACGGCGTAACATCGGCGTGACGGCACTGGTGCTGAACAACCACATCTACGGCATGACGGGCGGACAGTGTTCTTCCGCCACCCCGCAAGGCGACATCTCCATGACCACCCCTTACGGTGCACTCGAAGACTCCTTCGACTTCGTGGAGATGGCGAAGGCCGCAGGTGCCAACTATGTTGCCCGTGGCACGTCGTTCCATGCGCTCATGCTGGACAAGCTCATCACCTCCGCCATCATGCATCCCGGCTTCTCCATGGTCGAAGTGTTCAGCCCCTGCCCCACGCAGTACGGTCGCAAGAACAAGTTCCGCTCCGCCGTGGACATGTACAAATGGCTCAAGAAGAACACGGTGAAGATCGAGACGCTCAAAGAGGGCGAGAAGCCCGAAGACGGTCGCATCCCCATCGGCGTCTTCCGCGACAGGCAAACGCCCGGACTCGAAGAACGCTACGCCGACATGCAACGCAAACTCATGGGGACAGGGCGATGA
- a CDS encoding indolepyruvate oxidoreductase subunit beta, with the protein MSRIRIYMTGVGGQGTLTATTLLARTALDAGCEVVAGEIHGMAQRGGVVESTVLLGGWQSPKLSHGEADIVLGFEPLETLRGLPYLTAGGAVLSNAETLPPVGVSMGRESYPCLDGIREKVTGCSGRAWFLPCRTLGLKAGSVQSGNSVLLGALCATGLLPFGVDALEAAIRRHLAPKLVDMNLRAVELGVQAVADAS; encoded by the coding sequence ATGAGCCGTATCCGTATCTACATGACAGGTGTGGGCGGGCAGGGCACGCTCACCGCGACGACGCTTCTGGCCCGTACCGCGCTCGATGCCGGTTGCGAGGTCGTGGCAGGCGAGATTCACGGCATGGCCCAGCGTGGCGGTGTGGTCGAATCCACCGTGCTGCTGGGGGGCTGGCAAAGCCCCAAGCTCAGCCATGGCGAAGCTGACATCGTGCTCGGCTTCGAGCCCCTTGAGACCTTGCGAGGCTTGCCGTACCTGACCGCAGGAGGGGCGGTGCTCAGCAACGCCGAGACCCTGCCTCCCGTGGGCGTTTCCATGGGGCGTGAAAGCTACCCGTGCCTCGACGGCATTCGCGAGAAGGTGACGGGCTGCTCGGGCAGGGCATGGTTCCTGCCGTGCCGCACTCTTGGCCTCAAGGCCGGTTCGGTGCAGAGCGGAAACAGCGTGTTGCTTGGCGCGCTATGTGCCACGGGGCTCTTGCCCTTCGGCGTAGACGCCCTTGAAGCCGCCATTCGGCGTCATCTTGCCCCGAAACTTGTGGACATGAACCTGAGGGCCGTTGAACTCGGCGTTCAGGCCGTAGCTGACGCGAGCTGA
- a CDS encoding 4Fe-4S dicluster domain-containing protein encodes MAKISKGQTLVCVYPDWCKGCGLCVAFCPGKVLELNPLGKAEVAHPEECINCGFCELHCPDFAIAIKPKASGQSCPSHGKAEPNPNSDEY; translated from the coding sequence ATGGCCAAAATCAGCAAAGGGCAGACCCTCGTCTGCGTGTACCCGGACTGGTGCAAGGGCTGCGGTCTCTGCGTGGCCTTCTGCCCGGGCAAGGTTCTCGAACTCAACCCCCTTGGCAAGGCGGAGGTGGCGCACCCCGAAGAATGCATCAACTGCGGCTTCTGCGAATTGCACTGTCCCGATTTCGCCATAGCCATCAAGCCCAAGGCCAGCGGACAGTCCTGCCCTTCACATGGCAAGGCCGAACCCAACCCCAACTCCGACGAGTACTGA
- a CDS encoding 2-oxoacid:acceptor oxidoreductase subunit alpha, whose protein sequence is MALQLKRRKRRELFALGNEAVAEGALLAGCTFYAGYPITPSTEIMEVMAARLPRMEDGVFIQMEDEIASMGAAIGASLAGRKAMTATSGPGFSLMQEHIGYACMVEAPLVIVNVMRGGPSTGLPTCPAQGDVQMARWGTHGDHPIIVLSASNVQECLEMTVTAFNYAEKYRTPVILLIDEVTAHTREKIIVPHAEELEIISRVEPTVPPEWFKPYADTVRGVPAMPAIGSGYRMHVTGLTHDVMGYPTQRPDEVKDMMLRLFRKIDQFYGDIQLTDSFALEDAEVAVIAYGSVARSAHLAVEQARERGAKAGLLTLKTLFPFPRPAVETLARRCSILVVPEMNMGQMSREVKRVNNGHARVRTINRVDGQIITPSEILKMLL, encoded by the coding sequence ATGGCCCTGCAACTGAAACGACGCAAAAGACGCGAGTTGTTCGCCCTCGGAAACGAGGCTGTGGCCGAAGGCGCCCTGCTGGCCGGGTGTACGTTCTATGCCGGGTATCCCATCACCCCCTCCACTGAAATCATGGAAGTGATGGCCGCCCGCCTGCCCCGCATGGAAGATGGCGTGTTCATCCAGATGGAGGACGAAATCGCCAGTATGGGTGCCGCCATCGGAGCCTCTCTTGCTGGCCGCAAGGCCATGACGGCCACATCCGGGCCGGGCTTCTCGCTCATGCAGGAGCACATCGGCTATGCGTGCATGGTCGAGGCACCGCTGGTCATCGTCAACGTCATGCGCGGCGGCCCCAGCACGGGCCTGCCCACCTGCCCTGCACAGGGCGACGTGCAGATGGCACGGTGGGGTACGCACGGCGACCACCCCATCATCGTCCTTTCGGCATCCAACGTGCAGGAATGCCTTGAGATGACGGTGACGGCCTTCAACTACGCAGAGAAGTACCGCACCCCTGTCATCCTGCTCATCGACGAGGTCACGGCGCACACCCGCGAGAAGATCATCGTCCCCCATGCCGAAGAACTCGAGATCATTTCCCGGGTCGAGCCTACAGTGCCCCCGGAGTGGTTCAAGCCCTACGCCGATACGGTGCGTGGCGTGCCCGCCATGCCCGCCATCGGTTCCGGCTACAGGATGCATGTCACCGGACTGACCCACGACGTGATGGGCTATCCCACGCAGCGCCCCGATGAAGTGAAGGACATGATGCTGCGCCTCTTCCGCAAGATCGACCAGTTCTACGGCGACATACAGCTCACCGACAGCTTTGCCCTCGAAGATGCCGAAGTGGCCGTCATCGCCTACGGCAGCGTGGCCCGTTCTGCCCATCTCGCCGTCGAACAGGCGCGGGAACGCGGCGCGAAAGCCGGTCTCCTCACACTGAAGACGCTCTTCCCCTTCCCGCGCCCCGCCGTCGAGACGCTGGCCCGCCGGTGCTCCATCCTCGTCGTGCCGGAGATGAACATGGGGCAGATGTCGCGTGAAGTGAAACGCGTCAACAACGGTCATGCGCGCGTCCGCACCATCAACAGGGTCGACGGACAGATCATCACGCCTTCCGAAATCCTCAAAATGCTCCTGTAG
- the glpB gene encoding glycerol-3-phosphate dehydrogenase subunit GlpB encodes MSDRTYDCDLVVAGTGMAGMAAALFAARRGLSVVQAGSTGEIVFASGLFDVLGVHPMAEGRRLASPWEGMARLAADEPKHPYGVIAPSRMKDALAEFTGWLEAHGLPYRNGGDSNVRVLSPMGTVKTSWAVPSTMWAGVEALAEKKPCLLVDFEGLREYSARQIADTVGGAWPGLRTVRVEFPGTPMRPLLTGIMGQALELRVTREQLAEVIRPHLGDCACVGLPAILGIFHPGTVLAEMEAMLGVPVFEIPTLPASVPGLRLKNVFEGHIGTEGVDLMLQRKVLDVHRQDGALQVSIGQGSVERVVRARGMILATGRFLGHGLFAERDRIRETVLDLPVHQPAGRSQWHSLDLFDPAGHPVSRAGVVTDSSFRPVDEEGRVLHEDVRCVGTLLAHQDWMRQKCGVGLAVGSSAVAVDAFVAQFSAG; translated from the coding sequence ATGAGCGACAGAACATATGATTGCGACCTTGTCGTCGCCGGAACGGGCATGGCGGGCATGGCTGCCGCGCTTTTCGCCGCCAGACGCGGGCTTTCCGTGGTGCAGGCCGGGAGCACCGGCGAGATCGTCTTCGCCAGTGGCCTGTTCGATGTCCTTGGGGTGCACCCCATGGCCGAGGGGCGCCGCCTCGCATCCCCCTGGGAGGGGATGGCGCGTCTTGCGGCCGATGAACCGAAGCATCCCTATGGTGTCATCGCCCCGTCTCGGATGAAGGATGCCCTGGCCGAATTCACCGGCTGGCTGGAGGCCCACGGGCTGCCGTACCGTAATGGCGGGGACTCCAACGTCCGTGTGCTGTCGCCCATGGGCACCGTCAAGACCTCGTGGGCCGTGCCGTCGACCATGTGGGCGGGCGTCGAGGCCCTTGCGGAGAAGAAGCCGTGCCTGCTGGTCGACTTCGAGGGCCTGCGCGAATACAGCGCACGCCAGATTGCCGATACCGTGGGCGGGGCATGGCCCGGTCTGCGTACGGTGCGGGTCGAGTTTCCCGGCACCCCCATGCGCCCGCTTCTGACAGGCATCATGGGGCAGGCTCTCGAGTTGCGGGTGACACGCGAGCAACTTGCCGAAGTCATCCGCCCACATCTTGGTGATTGCGCGTGCGTCGGCTTGCCCGCCATCCTCGGTATCTTCCATCCCGGGACGGTTCTGGCCGAGATGGAAGCCATGCTTGGCGTACCGGTCTTCGAGATTCCCACGCTGCCCGCATCGGTACCGGGGCTGCGCCTCAAGAACGTGTTCGAGGGGCATATCGGGACAGAGGGTGTGGACCTCATGCTCCAGCGCAAGGTGCTTGATGTCCACCGGCAGGACGGGGCGCTCCAGGTCTCCATCGGGCAGGGGAGCGTCGAACGTGTCGTCCGTGCGCGGGGCATGATACTCGCCACGGGGCGTTTCCTCGGGCATGGGCTGTTCGCTGAGCGCGACCGGATACGCGAGACCGTGCTCGACCTGCCTGTGCACCAGCCCGCCGGTCGGTCGCAGTGGCATAGCCTTGACCTCTTCGACCCCGCAGGGCATCCGGTGAGTCGCGCCGGGGTGGTGACCGATTCCTCGTTCCGTCCGGTGGATGAGGAAGGGCGCGTGCTTCATGAAGACGTGCGTTGTGTGGGAACGTTGTTGGCCCATCAGGACTGGATGCGCCAGAAGTGCGGTGTCGGTCTTGCTGTCGGGTCTTCTGCCGTGGCTGTCGATGCCTTCGTCGCGCAGTTTTCCGCAGGCTAG
- a CDS encoding HAD-IIA family hydrolase: MQLDGKTCFIFDLDGTVYLGDDPIPGTVDFIRRNLGKREIFFLTNNTSKNLADYTAKLARLGIDIGLDRMLSPLLPLVDHLRDEGITRIYPVGNANFTAFLRERMPELVFTDGDDCQAVVLGYDTELTYRKLETSCLLLQRPEVLFLATHADKVCPSPRGPLPDAGSFMALYETATGRTPDLVFGKPNTILLKPLLKHFTPEEMVMVGDRVYTDKVLAENAGMDFILVLSGETRREQLADLERQPTLVLDDLGSL; the protein is encoded by the coding sequence ATGCAACTCGACGGCAAGACCTGTTTCATATTCGACCTCGACGGTACGGTGTATCTCGGCGATGACCCCATTCCCGGTACGGTGGATTTCATCCGCCGCAATCTCGGCAAGCGCGAGATATTCTTCCTCACCAACAACACATCGAAGAATCTCGCCGACTACACGGCCAAGCTGGCGCGTCTCGGCATCGATATCGGCCTTGACCGGATGCTCTCGCCGCTTCTGCCGCTGGTCGACCACCTGCGCGACGAGGGCATCACCCGCATCTACCCCGTGGGGAACGCCAACTTCACCGCCTTCCTGCGTGAACGGATGCCCGAACTTGTCTTCACCGATGGTGACGACTGTCAGGCGGTGGTGCTCGGCTACGACACCGAACTCACCTACCGCAAGCTCGAGACGTCGTGCCTTCTGTTGCAGCGCCCCGAGGTGCTCTTTCTTGCCACGCATGCCGACAAGGTGTGCCCCTCGCCCCGCGGGCCGCTGCCGGATGCGGGCAGCTTCATGGCCTTGTACGAGACGGCCACCGGGCGCACCCCCGACCTCGTCTTCGGCAAGCCCAACACCATTCTCCTGAAACCTCTCCTCAAGCACTTCACCCCTGAAGAGATGGTCATGGTGGGTGACAGGGTCTATACTGACAAGGTGCTGGCCGAGAATGCCGGCATGGATTTCATACTCGTGCTCAGCGGCGAGACGCGCCGTGAGCAGCTAGCCGACCTCGAACGCCAGCCCACCCTCGTGCTGGACGACCTCGGGTCGCTGTAG
- a CDS encoding DAK2 domain-containing protein, translated as MPLSQTPARIRYLDGIRFKRVVQAAATRLIERHDHLNAINVFPVPDGDTGSNMAGTMRSIVSSTGDAIEQSIGRMSKVVAESALMGARGNSGVILAQFLCGFSEGVKGLSRISPQDFAKAASLAATRARESIANPKEGTILSVIHDWAAHLHDNRHSYDDFHQLLRDSIERARTSLAETREKLASLRAADVVDAGGQGFVYLLEGILEFTERGTITARKEGDDAEDTEAGLAQERVSVEELTYGYCTECLLSGDDIDRETLRVRLEPMGDSLVVAGTASLVRVHIHTDEPDTVFGIAAEYGEVRHRKVEDMLRQHRDLLGLTTQPVGIVTDSTCDLPRDLLDEYGIATVPLRLFLDDEEYADKVDITAEEFNRRLPTSRSARTSQPAPADFATAYRGQLARHRDIVSLHVMAMYSGTCQSATAVGRTFDGHVHVLDTRTLSCGLGLVVLEAARRAREGMAADEILRLAQQDADNLRVFVSMDTLDFAVRGGRMSRGTGMVAKLLNIKPVVEFAVRNEGKVDVVAKAIGVRRSEARLIDLLRRDAEGMTNLRFAIAHVGAPQTALRYAEVLKTTFGVAPDYIMPASAVLGTHSGPGACAVAMLGDRPSTEDANTTTGGATDITPDATESPSAQHSATA; from the coding sequence ATGCCTTTGTCCCAGACTCCCGCCAGAATCCGCTACCTCGACGGCATCCGCTTCAAGCGTGTCGTCCAGGCGGCAGCCACGCGTCTCATCGAACGACACGACCATCTCAATGCCATCAACGTCTTTCCCGTACCCGACGGCGACACCGGAAGCAATATGGCAGGAACGATGCGCAGCATCGTATCCTCCACGGGTGACGCCATCGAACAGTCCATCGGGCGCATGAGCAAGGTCGTAGCCGAATCGGCACTCATGGGTGCGCGCGGCAATTCCGGGGTCATCCTCGCGCAATTCCTGTGCGGGTTCTCCGAAGGGGTGAAGGGCCTCAGCCGCATCTCTCCGCAGGACTTCGCCAAAGCGGCTTCACTGGCGGCGACGCGGGCGCGCGAATCCATCGCCAATCCCAAAGAGGGCACCATCCTCTCGGTCATCCACGACTGGGCTGCGCACCTTCATGACAACCGGCACAGCTACGACGATTTCCACCAGTTGCTGCGCGACTCCATAGAAAGGGCGCGTACGTCGCTGGCAGAGACCCGCGAGAAGCTTGCTTCGCTGCGCGCCGCCGACGTGGTCGACGCGGGCGGACAGGGTTTCGTCTATCTTCTTGAAGGCATCCTCGAATTCACGGAACGCGGCACCATCACAGCGCGCAAGGAAGGAGACGACGCCGAAGATACGGAAGCCGGACTCGCCCAGGAGAGGGTCTCCGTGGAGGAACTCACTTACGGTTACTGCACCGAATGCCTGCTGTCGGGCGACGACATCGACCGCGAGACCCTGAGGGTACGCCTCGAACCCATGGGGGACAGCCTCGTGGTGGCAGGCACGGCGTCCCTTGTCCGCGTCCACATCCACACCGACGAACCGGATACCGTCTTCGGCATCGCCGCCGAATACGGGGAGGTGCGCCACCGCAAGGTCGAGGACATGCTACGCCAGCACCGCGACCTGCTGGGACTCACCACACAGCCGGTGGGCATCGTCACTGACTCCACCTGCGACCTGCCCCGCGACCTTCTCGATGAATACGGTATCGCCACCGTGCCGCTGCGCCTCTTCCTCGATGACGAGGAGTACGCCGACAAGGTCGACATCACCGCCGAGGAATTCAACCGCCGACTGCCCACGTCGCGGTCGGCGCGCACCTCGCAGCCCGCCCCTGCCGACTTCGCCACCGCATACCGGGGACAGTTGGCGCGACACCGCGACATCGTCTCGTTGCACGTCATGGCCATGTACAGCGGCACATGCCAGTCGGCCACGGCCGTGGGACGTACCTTCGACGGGCATGTCCATGTGCTCGACACGCGCACCCTGTCATGCGGTCTGGGTCTCGTCGTCCTTGAAGCCGCCAGGCGCGCCCGTGAGGGCATGGCTGCCGACGAGATACTCCGCCTCGCCCAGCAGGATGCCGACAACCTGCGTGTCTTCGTCTCCATGGACACGCTCGACTTCGCCGTGCGCGGCGGGCGCATGAGTCGCGGCACCGGCATGGTGGCGAAGCTTCTGAACATCAAGCCCGTGGTCGAGTTTGCCGTGCGCAACGAGGGCAAGGTCGACGTGGTGGCCAAAGCCATCGGCGTTCGCCGGTCCGAAGCGCGCCTGATAGACCTGCTGCGCCGTGATGCGGAGGGTATGACCAACCTGCGCTTCGCCATCGCGCATGTCGGTGCCCCGCAGACCGCCCTTCGCTACGCCGAGGTGCTCAAGACCACCTTCGGTGTCGCCCCCGACTATATCATGCCCGCGTCGGCGGTGCTGGGCACACACAGCGGCCCCGGCGCATGTGCCGTCGCCATGCTCGGCGACCGGCCCTCGACAGAGGACGCGAACACCACCACGGGCGGTGCCACAGACATCACCCCAGACGCCACCGAGAGCCCGAGCGCACAACATTCTGCGACCGCATGA
- a CDS encoding 2-oxoacid:acceptor oxidoreductase family protein, producing MKKPQEIKRFEIRLSGFGGQGLITLGRLLGSALALGHGYYVTQTQSYGPEARGGSSRADLVVSSQPISYPKTEQLDLLVALSQEACNGYYPYLKRTGLLVVDTTLVKHTPTNVFLGLPFTQMARDQIGNPLTINTLVMGAVSHLLDFADVKLMRKGLEANMPAKIVDVNVKAFTLGLKQAKKHFGDAHGLWAAAEVNGSAEVETDHE from the coding sequence ATGAAGAAGCCGCAAGAGATCAAACGCTTCGAGATAAGGCTTTCCGGTTTCGGCGGGCAGGGGCTCATCACGCTGGGGCGCCTTCTCGGCAGCGCGCTCGCACTTGGGCACGGCTACTATGTGACGCAGACCCAGAGCTACGGACCCGAAGCGCGCGGCGGCTCGAGCCGTGCCGACCTCGTTGTCAGTTCACAGCCCATAAGCTACCCCAAGACGGAACAGCTTGACCTTCTCGTCGCACTCAGTCAGGAAGCCTGCAACGGCTACTACCCCTATCTCAAGCGCACAGGTCTGCTGGTTGTCGACACGACGCTGGTGAAGCATACCCCCACCAACGTCTTTCTCGGCCTTCCCTTCACGCAGATGGCACGCGACCAGATAGGCAACCCGCTCACCATCAACACGCTGGTGATGGGCGCGGTGAGCCATCTTCTGGATTTCGCCGACGTGAAGCTCATGCGCAAGGGGCTTGAGGCGAACATGCCTGCGAAGATCGTCGACGTGAACGTCAAGGCGTTCACGCTGGGACTCAAGCAGGCGAAGAAACACTTCGGCGATGCGCACGGTCTGTGGGCCGCCGCAGAGGTCAACGGCTCTGCCGAAGTGGAAACCGACCACGAATAG